From Alteribacter lacisalsi, a single genomic window includes:
- a CDS encoding DUF948 domain-containing protein, whose amino-acid sequence MIEWSVGIAAVAFVFLVFFLILTLRKLMATLAETKETLSDARKSVNSITDEAEELIHEANKISVDVKGKMESVDPLVESVRDMGEMLHNATSSMKRTALEKENRKTILTQKTDDTQDKKKIHPVRIKMK is encoded by the coding sequence ATGATTGAATGGAGTGTTGGCATTGCAGCTGTTGCATTTGTTTTTCTCGTCTTCTTTTTGATTTTGACATTACGAAAACTAATGGCAACACTGGCTGAAACAAAGGAGACGCTGTCAGACGCCAGGAAATCTGTAAACAGCATTACAGATGAGGCAGAGGAGCTAATACATGAAGCCAACAAAATTTCAGTTGATGTAAAAGGAAAAATGGAATCTGTTGATCCATTAGTTGAGTCCGTTCGTGATATGGGGGAGATGCTCCACAATGCAACAAGTTCAATGAAACGAACGGCTTTGGAAAAAGAAAACCGAAAAACCATTCTTACACAGAAGACAGATGATACGCAGGATAAAAAGAAGATCCATCCGGTTCGAATTAAAATGAAGTAA